The following proteins are co-located in the Acidicapsa acidisoli genome:
- a CDS encoding tetratricopeptide repeat protein, with protein sequence MKILALSLLTLISLPCAAQMAMDRPAQTGDTTIERLGTVSFSVSCAPNVLTPFNRGVALLHDFWYEEAQRQFEAIAKSDPGCAMAHWGAAMSYFHQIWSRPDETANAKGWAEMQQAQSPAANTQRERAYIAALTDFYRPGKQQFPERIHTYEEAMGKLYAQYPGDIDAGAFYALALLAATPPDDTTLTANHKAMAILAPLFSKYPDNPGLDHYITHACDNPAMAADGLVAADHYGEIAQSGAHAYHMPGHIYARLGMWPQDIKANLGSVAAAQAAQAKYGSGIMDEPHAYDFLLYAYMQSGQDERARWVLDQTDSLLNQLATMPAMPGHRMTGMVPYYRSKYAVFYALEMRDWKSATALEPPAGSPPDVATLTVWARSIAHGHLREPNEALADLDRYDALMDEIRKGKNAYLTEGTDVKIEREEILGWVHFAEGKQDGALEHMRIAADLQDKVGQGEVDIPAREMLADMLLELHQPQKALIEYETALKLSPNRLNGLYHAGLAAEAMGDKAKAQQYYAALLKSTDNGAQSTRPEFAHVKSFVSSTQMAEQ encoded by the coding sequence ATGAAGATACTCGCGTTGTCCCTGCTCACTCTTATCTCCCTGCCTTGCGCCGCCCAGATGGCGATGGACCGCCCGGCCCAGACGGGAGATACCACTATCGAACGCCTGGGAACTGTCTCATTTTCTGTTTCGTGTGCGCCCAATGTGCTGACGCCCTTCAATCGCGGCGTCGCGCTTCTGCATGATTTCTGGTATGAAGAGGCACAGCGGCAGTTCGAGGCAATCGCCAAGTCTGACCCAGGCTGTGCCATGGCTCATTGGGGTGCTGCAATGAGCTACTTCCATCAGATATGGAGTAGGCCGGACGAGACCGCGAATGCAAAAGGGTGGGCTGAAATGCAGCAAGCCCAGTCTCCGGCGGCGAATACACAGCGAGAGCGTGCCTACATCGCAGCCCTGACCGACTTCTATCGCCCCGGTAAACAGCAATTTCCAGAGCGAATTCACACCTACGAGGAAGCAATGGGCAAGCTCTACGCCCAATATCCCGGTGATATCGACGCCGGCGCCTTTTACGCGCTCGCTCTGCTCGCGGCAACGCCGCCGGACGACACCACCCTGACCGCAAATCACAAGGCTATGGCCATCCTGGCTCCGCTCTTCTCCAAATATCCTGACAATCCCGGCCTTGACCACTACATCACTCACGCCTGCGACAATCCCGCGATGGCGGCGGACGGACTTGTCGCGGCCGACCACTACGGCGAGATAGCGCAATCCGGCGCCCATGCTTACCACATGCCCGGACACATCTATGCCCGCCTTGGCATGTGGCCACAGGACATCAAAGCCAATCTGGGTTCAGTTGCCGCAGCGCAAGCCGCGCAGGCGAAATACGGCAGCGGCATCATGGACGAGCCACATGCCTACGACTTTCTCCTCTACGCCTACATGCAGAGCGGTCAGGACGAGCGCGCCAGGTGGGTCCTGGATCAGACCGATTCGTTGCTGAACCAGCTCGCTACCATGCCTGCCATGCCGGGTCATCGCATGACCGGCATGGTGCCGTACTATCGCAGCAAATACGCAGTCTTCTACGCGCTCGAGATGCGGGACTGGAAGTCCGCAACGGCGCTTGAACCGCCAGCCGGATCGCCTCCAGATGTTGCGACGCTGACTGTCTGGGCGCGCAGCATCGCACACGGCCATCTGCGCGAGCCAAACGAGGCTCTAGCCGATCTGGACCGCTACGACGCACTTATGGACGAGATCAGGAAGGGCAAGAATGCCTATCTGACCGAAGGAACCGATGTAAAAATCGAGCGGGAAGAGATTCTGGGTTGGGTTCACTTTGCGGAGGGCAAGCAGGACGGAGCGCTTGAACATATGCGAATCGCCGCTGACCTGCAAGACAAGGTTGGTCAGGGCGAGGTCGATATTCCGGCGCGCGAGATGCTGGCAGACATGCTCCTCGAGTTGCATCAGCCGCAAAAGGCGCTCATAGAATATGAGACAGCGCTCAAGCTGAGCCCCAACCGGCTCAACGGGCTCTACCATGCCGGTCTCGCAGCGGAGGCGATGGGAGACAAGGCCAAGGCGCAACAGTATTACGCAGCGCTGCTAAAGTCGACCGATAATGGCGCGCAGTCCACGCGACCTGAATTCGCGCATGTGAAGAGTTTCGTTTCCTCAACTCAGATGGCTGAGCAGTAG
- a CDS encoding TetR/AcrR family transcriptional regulator, translating to MSPTEIRHESKTKILDAAMHVIRAKGYSATRIEDICEAAGVTKGSFFHHFDSKEELALAAADYWIEGTAALFLSAPYHAPADPLDRLLAYIDFRKSLLQGDLPDFTCLVGTMVQEVYDTHPAIRDACNRSISEHAATLVSDIEEAMCRRDMHPDWTAESLALYTQVTLQGAFILAKAKHSREVAAASIDHLRRYLELLFSQSSSAKENTICQAQ from the coding sequence ATGAGCCCGACGGAAATACGACACGAATCCAAAACCAAGATCCTCGACGCGGCCATGCACGTCATTCGCGCCAAGGGGTATTCCGCGACGCGTATCGAGGATATATGCGAAGCCGCAGGCGTGACCAAGGGAAGCTTCTTCCACCACTTCGACAGTAAGGAAGAGTTGGCCTTGGCTGCTGCCGACTACTGGATCGAAGGCACTGCCGCTCTGTTTCTTTCGGCACCCTATCACGCCCCCGCCGACCCGCTCGATCGCTTGCTGGCATACATCGACTTCCGCAAGTCTCTTTTGCAGGGTGATCTGCCCGACTTCACCTGCCTTGTCGGAACCATGGTGCAGGAGGTCTATGACACGCACCCTGCCATCCGCGACGCCTGCAATCGCAGTATCAGCGAGCATGCTGCGACGCTGGTTTCGGACATCGAAGAAGCCATGTGCCGGCGGGATATGCACCCGGACTGGACTGCGGAGAGCCTGGCGCTCTACACCCAGGTCACTCTTCAGGGCGCGTTCATTCTCGCGAAAGCGAAACACAGTCGCGAGGTCGCTGCTGCAAGCATCGACCATCTGCGGCGGTATCTGGAATTGTTATTCAGCCAATCCTCATCGGCAAAGGAGAACACAATATGCCAGGCACAATAA
- a CDS encoding TonB-dependent receptor: MNINSITHHEVGSFQKHGFKKRNEMLRRVMAPSILSVSLILGLTLLTSTPLLQQEAHAQGITTGSISGTVADNSGAVIAGATITATAKATNITLTTTSGGDGSFSFKDVPIGIYAVVISESGFAGLTLNNIEVASSREQALGVQKLSPGGTEAVVEVSAAQNILETAQSQVTTTFDSEQVTNLPTAGGFDELALLIPGVVDTHMDNFSNTNGANFSVNGERGRANNFEIDGQANNDTTITGPQVFFGNDEAIAEVQVITNSFSAQYGRNAGSVVNYITKSGTNTIHGSAIYKYSGDFTSSLAQGVSKGEQFGFCGPGQTPAADGCAAAVVPRYVDNFYGGTLGGPILKGKLFAFGSTYWDQETEFGALVTSNGELFPTTAGLTQLASAYPGNSSVAILQQLNPYTITVGNPRQIGPVTYETIPGAGAVPFAQFGRQVPFLSSDEENLGRIDWQATPKDRIYLRYFYQSNPTAPDGATANGGYVNVTGVTHSVGADETHTFGPHWVDQLRYSFQQSTIAFEGGGFPNCTITSFNTCPTNLNSLTLPDGSTLSSLGLPNVFPDGRIVKVGQVQNNANWTVGRHAITFGGEFLYENAPNVFLPNVQGTFTYDTLTDFLAGGCPNGACSVSVTEGNPTIPFKENDFGLYFQDDWQVRPGFTLNLGLRWEFFGQPINYFHSQSVAAQTGPSPFWSTSLPLSETTVPAIANYYKNFEPRIGFAYNPAFNKRLVIRGAYAINVDPEYQNIGLNVAGSAPSVASGALTCNAGTANCIPTGGATFLTVQQQLAPQLPTGGNPALDSVTTAPTNFRNPLGQTYTLGLQYQLHNSAVFEVRYVGNHTGRQFQSIDANPYLATVAAAFPNRVNPASLCSASGSTLGGADVGFLNCGHTTVDEVENTAFSQYQSVQTNLTTRTFHGITANVAYTWSHNIDNTSEIYSTGTGGNTIAYAQNPFNTDVGERANSALDFPNSASISFTYKLPDFHTGNNLLSRLTDGWQANTIWIYNSGQPYTDFQGISNSSPQINPDDVRTSESYSDIPFEENFLGVDVARPILSNPKAPVGTLGIYTDTTVTPATATTPAVFSTPVLEDFKTGAPVSPSDVRFIANNQLAANILNNPYPGSTRNILRGDTFNNVDFSVFKNTKISERVTFRLEVDAYNVLNRGYYGAPGNALTDYAAPTSYFNNFYESQATGASLVTPGTGLRNLLFVGKILF; encoded by the coding sequence ATGAACATCAATTCAATTACACATCATGAGGTTGGTTCATTCCAAAAGCACGGATTCAAAAAGCGAAACGAGATGTTGCGCCGCGTCATGGCTCCCAGCATTTTGAGCGTGTCTCTCATACTGGGGCTGACTCTTCTCACGTCGACGCCGCTTCTCCAACAGGAAGCTCACGCGCAAGGGATTACTACTGGAAGCATCTCAGGGACAGTGGCCGATAATTCGGGAGCTGTGATTGCCGGGGCCACCATCACTGCAACCGCGAAAGCTACGAATATCACTTTGACAACAACCTCTGGAGGTGATGGCAGCTTTTCTTTTAAGGACGTGCCGATCGGCATCTATGCGGTCGTCATCTCCGAAAGCGGCTTTGCGGGTCTTACGCTGAACAACATCGAGGTGGCATCCAGCCGCGAGCAGGCACTTGGGGTTCAAAAGCTAAGTCCTGGTGGCACGGAGGCAGTCGTCGAGGTTTCTGCTGCGCAAAATATTCTTGAGACTGCTCAGTCCCAGGTCACCACCACCTTTGACTCCGAGCAAGTCACGAACCTCCCAACCGCTGGCGGCTTCGATGAACTGGCCCTCCTTATTCCGGGCGTTGTCGACACGCATATGGACAACTTTTCTAATACGAATGGAGCCAACTTCTCCGTCAACGGCGAGCGCGGCCGCGCCAACAACTTCGAGATAGACGGCCAGGCCAACAACGACACCACGATCACCGGACCTCAGGTGTTCTTCGGTAACGACGAGGCTATCGCTGAAGTCCAGGTCATCACCAACAGTTTTAGCGCCCAGTATGGCCGTAACGCCGGTTCGGTGGTCAACTACATCACCAAGTCTGGCACCAACACCATACACGGGTCGGCAATCTATAAATATTCGGGCGATTTCACCAGCTCTCTCGCACAAGGCGTATCGAAGGGAGAGCAGTTCGGTTTCTGCGGTCCTGGACAAACTCCCGCAGCCGACGGCTGCGCTGCGGCCGTCGTGCCCCGCTATGTAGACAACTTTTATGGCGGAACTTTGGGAGGCCCAATTCTCAAAGGCAAGCTCTTCGCATTTGGCTCGACTTACTGGGATCAGGAGACCGAGTTTGGCGCTCTCGTCACTAGCAATGGCGAGCTCTTTCCGACGACGGCCGGCCTGACGCAGCTGGCCTCCGCCTATCCGGGCAATTCTTCCGTAGCAATTCTGCAACAACTAAACCCATACACAATCACAGTCGGCAATCCTCGTCAGATTGGACCAGTCACCTACGAGACTATTCCCGGCGCGGGCGCTGTCCCGTTTGCTCAATTCGGCCGTCAGGTGCCATTCCTCTCCTCGGACGAAGAAAATCTGGGCCGCATTGACTGGCAGGCCACTCCGAAGGATCGTATCTACCTCCGCTACTTCTACCAGTCGAATCCGACCGCGCCTGATGGTGCTACAGCCAACGGCGGCTACGTCAACGTCACCGGTGTGACTCACTCCGTCGGCGCCGACGAAACCCACACCTTTGGCCCACACTGGGTAGATCAACTTCGCTACAGCTTCCAACAAAGCACAATAGCATTCGAGGGCGGCGGTTTCCCTAACTGCACCATCACCTCATTCAACACCTGCCCGACCAATCTCAATTCACTTACCCTGCCTGACGGAAGTACCTTGTCCAGCCTGGGCCTTCCCAACGTCTTTCCCGACGGCCGCATCGTCAAAGTCGGTCAGGTGCAGAACAACGCCAACTGGACCGTCGGGCGTCACGCCATTACATTTGGCGGGGAATTCCTTTACGAGAATGCGCCGAACGTCTTCCTCCCCAACGTACAGGGCACATTCACCTACGACACTTTGACCGACTTCCTCGCAGGCGGCTGCCCCAACGGCGCGTGCAGCGTTTCCGTGACCGAAGGGAATCCAACTATTCCTTTCAAGGAGAATGACTTTGGCCTCTACTTCCAGGACGATTGGCAAGTGAGACCCGGCTTCACTCTCAATCTTGGCTTACGGTGGGAATTCTTTGGTCAGCCGATCAACTACTTTCATAGTCAGAGCGTAGCCGCGCAAACCGGGCCCAGTCCCTTCTGGAGCACCTCGCTTCCGCTCTCGGAAACCACAGTTCCGGCCATCGCCAACTACTACAAGAACTTCGAACCGCGCATCGGTTTCGCCTATAACCCTGCATTCAATAAGAGGCTGGTGATCCGAGGAGCGTATGCGATCAACGTAGACCCCGAGTATCAAAACATCGGTCTGAACGTCGCCGGCTCCGCACCTTCGGTCGCTTCCGGAGCGCTCACCTGCAACGCCGGCACCGCGAACTGCATCCCCACCGGAGGGGCTACCTTTCTCACCGTGCAACAGCAACTCGCTCCCCAGCTGCCAACTGGCGGCAACCCTGCCCTGGACAGCGTGACCACGGCTCCCACGAACTTCCGCAACCCCCTGGGTCAGACCTATACCCTGGGGCTGCAATACCAGCTGCACAACTCGGCTGTTTTTGAGGTTCGCTACGTCGGTAACCACACGGGTCGACAGTTTCAGTCAATCGACGCGAACCCGTATCTTGCGACCGTGGCCGCCGCATTCCCCAACAGAGTTAACCCGGCAAGCCTTTGCTCCGCCTCAGGAAGCACGCTCGGCGGGGCTGACGTGGGCTTCCTGAACTGCGGCCACACCACCGTCGATGAGGTTGAAAATACAGCCTTCTCTCAATATCAGTCCGTACAGACCAATCTCACCACGCGCACCTTTCACGGCATAACCGCCAACGTCGCCTACACCTGGAGTCATAACATCGACAACACCAGCGAGATCTACTCAACCGGCACAGGCGGAAACACAATCGCTTACGCCCAGAACCCTTTCAACACCGACGTGGGCGAGCGTGCCAACAGCGCTCTTGATTTTCCCAACTCCGCCAGCATAAGTTTCACTTACAAGCTGCCCGACTTCCACACTGGAAATAACCTGCTTAGCAGGCTGACCGATGGCTGGCAAGCCAACACCATCTGGATCTACAACAGTGGTCAGCCCTACACAGACTTTCAGGGCATATCCAACAGTTCGCCACAGATCAATCCAGATGATGTACGCACGTCTGAGTCCTATAGCGATATTCCTTTCGAAGAGAACTTTCTCGGAGTAGATGTCGCTCGTCCTATACTTTCTAATCCCAAAGCGCCCGTCGGCACCCTCGGGATTTATACGGACACCACGGTTACCCCCGCGACAGCAACCACTCCGGCCGTTTTCTCCACCCCTGTTCTTGAAGACTTCAAGACTGGAGCCCCTGTCTCCCCGTCGGATGTCCGATTTATCGCGAACAATCAACTCGCCGCCAATATCCTCAATAACCCGTACCCAGGCTCAACACGAAATATCCTCCGCGGCGACACCTTCAACAACGTCGACTTCAGCGTCTTCAAGAATACGAAGATCAGCGAGCGCGTCACCTTCCGCTTGGAGGTCGATGCCTACAACGTGCTCAACCGCGGATATTATGGAGCACCCGGCAACGCTCTGACCGACTATGCGGCTCCTACGTCGTACTTCAACAATTTCTATGAGAGCCAGGCCACCGGAGCTAGCCTCGTGACTCCCGGAACAGGGCTGCGCAACCTGCTCTTTGTAGGCAAGATCCTCTTTTGA